The Branchiostoma floridae strain S238N-H82 chromosome 6, Bfl_VNyyK, whole genome shotgun sequence genomic interval acaacccctgtaatgttttacaaatgatgCACAACagcattcgtattggttgatggcttagaagattattatagccacgggtgtgacttcaccccctaaaatatggctgtcgcctgagaagaaacgaagaattcaaatagtagccaaaaatgtacaattcatTCCCAGAAGCCAGGTCAATCAGCGTTAATATGGTGAGGCGCTGACTGCTCGTCTTCCTTTCTTGTACAGCCACTGATNNNNNNNNNNNNNNNNNNNNNNNNNNNNNNNNNNNNNNNNNNNNNNNNNNNNNNNNNNNNNNNNNNNNNNNNNNNNNNNNNNNNNNNNNNNNNNNNNNNNNNNNNNNNNNNNNNNNNNNNNNNNNNNNNNNNNNNNNNNNNNNNNNNNNNNNNNNNNNNNNNNNNNNNNNNNNNNNNNNNNNNNNNNNNNNNNNNNNNNNNNNNNNNNNNNNNNNNNNNNNNNNNNNNNNNNNNNNNNNNNNNNNNNNNNNNNNNNNNNNNNNNNNNNNNNNNNNNNNNNNNNNNNNNNNNNNNNNNNNNNNNNNNNNNNNNNNNNNNNNNNNNNNNNNNNNNNNNNNNNNNNNNNNNNNNNNNNNNNNNNNNNNNNNNNNNNNNNNNNNNNNNNNNNNNNNNNNNNNNNNNNNNNNNNNNNNNNNNNNNNNNNNNNNNNNNNNNNNNNNNNNNNNNNNNNNNNNNNNNNNNNNNNNNNNNNNNNNNNNNNNNNNNNNNNNNNNNNNNNNNNNNNNNNNNNNNNNNNNNNNNNNNNNNNNNNNNNNNNNNNNNNNNNNNNNNNNNNNNNNNNNNNNNNNNNNNNNNNNNNNNNNNNNNNNNNNNNNNNNNNNNNNNNNNNNNNNNNNNNNNNNNNNNNNNNNNNNNNNNNNNNNNNNNNNNNNNNNNNNNNNNNNNNNNNNNNNNNNNNNNNNNNNNNNNNNNNNNNNNNNNNNNNNNNNNNNNNNNNNNNNNNNNNNNNNNNNNNNNNNNNNNNNNNNNNNNNNNNNNNNNNNNNNNNNNNNNNNNNNNNNNNNNNNNNNNNNNNNNNNNNNNNNNNNNNNNNNNNNNNNNNNNNNNNNNNNNNNNNCGTTGGGCATGTCTGAGATACTGGTCAGAGGGAACGTTCATACATACATTAGATATTTCatacaatgtaagaaaatgggCATGTCTCCTGTCAGAAAGGAGGTGATGTGACTTGTGTGTTACCGACCGGTGTTGCGATTGTCCTAATGTTGGAAGGTCTGTGGCACTGTGGTAAAGGTCACCACTTCTCTGACCCCAACACCAAAGGCTTTCCAGTCTCGGATGTCTTCATCaggttaaaacaagaaattgttccATGCATATGATTTGGCATCTTCCTATTTTTGTCTTGCATTACCtgcttgttttgtctgttgGGCTATTCTACAGCCCTTATGCCTCCATGTGACTGTAGGCCTTCAATGGTTTAGACTCTATGTTTTTCATAACATACTGTCTTATGTGAGTCTTCATTGATGCTATCAATTTTgcagcagttggaacactgGCTTTTCCCCACCTACTTGCATGagcttttgcatttatttcttgatacagcagaagtcgcttaattgcacatcccatttgccagcatattttgtgcaattattcgcatggtgcaataatgcgaagttatctagccggactgcaaatttaaaggtttgggatttggggattccgtgtaATTAACTAGAACTATTCAACACTATCGGTAAATATAGTCGACGCTTGTGTTCCTTTGTGACAATGCCCTTCTTCTCAAACATCTTTTACGTAGATAATAaacatcttttgtacttttataaaGGCTACAGTTGAAGCCAGTTAATCGTACAATGTATTACCGCACACttttgttaattgcacggaatcccaaaatcccgaactgatgcggtccagctggataactttgcatcaTTGCACAACACGGTTaattggcaaatggggtgtgcaattaagcggcttctactgtatttcacaATCCTTGCTTGATTTCCAATGATGTATTTGCATCTGTAAGTAGCAACgactatagctgcagtacagtacaccagtcagaattgccctgaggattgtgacagacgatcaccgaaacggggtgaaaataaaacaagggttGTGAAATAAAAGATCTGTATCTTATATGTCCATACAGAGCCCTTCTCATTATTGTGACCATATTAAGTTTACACGATGGTTTATGTGTGGTTTTCACTGCTATACCAAAAGTCTCCATAACTTACCTCCTCTCAGTACCCGATTTATCATGGTCCCAAACCCCCCAAAAGCCGCCAATACCCTGATCTGGCTCGTCTTCTATGTGGCCCAATAAGACAAGTAATATTTCTTCAttaagtagattttcctttttCCATCAACAATAATACATACACCAGGTGCATTAACTTCAATGTAAAGAGGCAGCATGGGAGGTATTACGCCTTACAAATGACTAAAATTCTGAGAGATTAAAACTCTGCTTTTAGTCAACCAGGTAACCCCCTATTACATCCTCTCAAATCCAATCAAATCCTCTTTATCCTCACCTGTTGGACTGTAAAAGAAAGGATCCCATTTCCTATGTGGAAATACAAAACTTCTTCACATCTTCATTTATTATATTAATTTAGATCTATGAGGGTAGCCATCGTAATTTCTGTAATTTTCGGCaataaattgtttgatttttaaggGCCTCTTAGGGCGGCCCAGGCCTCAATAACGGAAACACTCGAGGGTttatcatatggctgttcatagttccacatacctatcacaaaGGATTACTCAATTTGGCCGACTTCGATCTTCCGACCTCAGCATAGTATGCCTGGTTTCtcatacaatcatatttttgaagGTGCTCATATGTACAAATTAAAGTGAAAAAGACTGTCACAATTCTATCAAGATAAGAGTAGCAAAATTATGTGTCAAAgaacttgatcaagaaaagtacaatatacttgtgttcatcccagagtagccttgttcttgaccttttttttgtggtcttgtttctagataaattttcaatatgcatgacaCAGTCCTGCAGCTACGTATCCTGtgtattaaaggggcattccacttcacacgggagtgttattttccgatagatattaattttaggaagtaataaatgcatacgtcttcacattatatgatcaagtacccagttgcttcacgtgcctcaaaagcattcagtcttctaccaaactccccaagtaccctctaattgaattaatcctatggctgaatacaatgcaaaacttttaggtgaggttacaaaactaatttcaggatcgcaaagaaatctcgtcttgtcatgtgttctttgctatatcatgagcaatttgccttctcgatgtgcttagcgatcctcagttattccgaaaatatgcacgataaacaaagtgtctatgcgtatagggaatgcatgtgtagggtctgcatgggtttactgagtgtcatattgttttccaaaacacatatcgcgcaattcatcccaaggtgaattccacaaaatttggctgattatactattcattgacacattatctattggaaaacaccacccccttttggagtggaatgcccctttaaacggtgtcacatatgtggtgcCCCGGTAgcacccccatgcagagcctttttcattgtgtacgacatactagatatacgctgtgaattttagtaaggtatctactaaatgacgaaaaagagcaaaagatttgtaaaaaaatgtgtgaaatcaaggtaattcattttcaggtatccttataacccccatgtagagcccaaattaacatttccaatcaattatgatatttttcacagttaagtatgatttacaagatgacaggagcaaaatcacgcgtcagagaacttgactctctgctgttttggcttgaaacatgactgagtacacccttagcaacggccttagcaacagttttgctaacgattctgaaagaaatgacgtaaaaaaacacatttctgcatctgttacatgttaaacattttaacacgattccttgtacttctactgatgtaatcagagtaaaatactacagaaaagtaagttctttgcatcagttttgttgtggtacgatctgaaacctccttaacaacagccttagcaacggccttagcaacgatattgtcactataagctggcagatgtgtcattcttcacacattcatatctccggatttcatcgatggatttcgatcatttaaagcttaatatgcagagaaggataggtacggtaagtctaactcatcaggcaaggccccataggtaatgtgaataaatgaacgatattggaaagtaaagtatatatttttcaccagaaaatcaccaaaaaatatgattttaggcagtcataatttcgtgttgaatcacaatatcaaaaatcaattgatatttttatgatcctcttagcaggttctaccagcctgtgaatttttgtggaaaaatattgatgtttaattttttgcccctcccccttattgaagacacgaaatttccagatcatttaggtggtgataggtttgaagggtgatagccggtagaaagctaccataccagaatggctatcacgtcaaaatatatgccacaggccttctactattcaaaaataacaaggagaatttgccacctcggaggtaccgatttttcctctggcccatggactaaatAGCCAAGCAGGAAATCTGTTTGGAAGGTTGTACACCAACAGTGACCCATAGCCGTACCTATAGATGCCATATGATAATAAAAACACGGTTAAATGCTTTGCGCGTAACGTGCATGGTATGGTGGGTCTACAACGAGACTTCAGAAACCTTTTGTTAATCTACGGAAGTTCACCTCATGCTGATTATCAGTCCACGTGATAATTCCTGTCCGTGTTGACCCCGCCACTACTGACCCTGACCCTCCTCCCTGTACAGCTGCTCCAGTCCACACCCCTGCATTGGGCTGCTCTCATGGGCCGCACcgggacttgtgagcttctgattcgtCACGGGGCAGACGTGATGGCACGGAATAAGGTGATACACACTTTCATATGGACCCTACATCTTATGTGTCTATGGCAGGAGTGTAGGACATGATGTCGATTTACACTAAGGTGACACAAATGTGCCCCTAGGGATTACATGGATGTTAACTTGATACTGATATTGTATTGACTTGTTGTATTCAAACTTTACTTGTATGTATTAAAGGTGAGACGATACAATAACGGCAGCCAATGCTGATGGCGGCACACAGAGATCCAGACAATAAGACAAGCACACAAAACGTACAGCATATTTAAAACAACTAAAGTAACAGTTCTAAGTTAACTATATAGAACCAAGTGTATATATGTCATAAAATCAAGGCATTTCAGGAGCTGTAGTGAGTATCTAGAACTGCTTTCATTCACGTGATGACAGTTGTCCGTGTTGAACCCGCCActactgaccctgaccttcccCCCTGTACAGATCCAGAACACACCCCTGCATCGGGCTGCTCTCGAGGGCCACACcgggacttgtgagcttctgattcgtCACGGGGCAGACGTGATGGCACGAGCTAAGGTGATACACACTTTCATACATCTTATGTGTTTGTAAACGTAACTTTGGTCAATCATATTGCCTATTGCCGGTCTATGGCAGGAGTGTAGGACATGATGTCAATTTACACTAAGGTGATACAAATGTGCCCCTAGGGATTACATGGATGTTATCTTGATACTGATGTTGTATTGACTTGTTGTATCCAAAATTTAGTTGTACGAATTAAAGGTGAGACGACACAATAACGGCAGCCAATGCTGATGGCGGCACACAGAGATCCAGACAATAAGacaagcacacaaaaaaagtacagCATATTAAAAAACAACTAAAGTAACAGTTCTAAGGTAGCTATATAGAACCAAgtgtatatatatcataaatcaAGGTGTTTCAGGAGCTGTAGTGAGTATCTAGAACTGCTTCTTATCCACGTGATGACTCCTGCCTGTGTTGAACCCActactgaccctgaccttcctcCTTGTACAGTGGCAGCGCACACCCTTGCATGAGGCTGCTCGCATGGGCCGTACcgggacttgtgagcttctgattcgtCACGAGGCAGACGTGACGACCAGGAATGAGGTCAAATCTACCCTATGGGTTATATTGATGATAAGAGTGTTTTCAAGTCAAGGTTCTCATCGACATACGATGGACGAGCATCATCATCGgacatttatcacatttataTACTTACAATACAATAAATTAAAAATGGTAATTAAAGATTGCGGGAATCGAATTTTCCGTCGCCATTCTCCGTTTAATTGTGGAACTATATACTTAAAGTAGCGCACCATGGTTAGCAGGTTTTTAAAGGACACATTCCGCTTACCAGTGCACGATAGTAATGTGCTAATTAACATTGTGTTACAACTGCTCAGGTTTTATCTATCATCGTCATAAAGATGTGACGTAACGCTATTAAAGTTTGTGCACCTGACTAGGTGTGGCGGGTCCACGACAGGAGTTTCACGATCTGTTCCATGTCCCTATGAAACCTGTGTGTTACACGGAttggcggttatactggctaacCGCTTGAGATCCAAATCATACCAACTTTGTCAAACACGTTTGATTAACTGCACGTTGGCTTCGTGCGCAGACCTTTTGGTTTGCTTTATGCATCTTGTTAAAAATGTACGTCAACGTTACTAAATTACAGCGTTCAACAATGGAAATATTTGATTTTCCAGGAAAAGTAAAACATGTCTGATGTCTTCCCTGTACAGTATGGGAAGACTCCGTTAGATTTAGCTGAAAACCGAGAGACTCGACGTGCCATGAAGGTAGGCAACATTCTCCTTCTTCTTTTGTACTGCTAAGCTCCAATTACTAGCAGTGAGCATGAGTCAGTAACAAGTGATCGGaataaataaaagacaaatTAATAAAAATGCTCACTAAAGGAAATAAAGGTAAAGACACGTGACTAATGACAATCGCCTATGAGGGCTCTGTTTTACAATGAGAGTATTGAAAAATCTTTTAATTTAATTTTCAATATACCAAAGCCTATCTTCACCTTTCAGATATTGAGAGGTAATTTTCAACATTCTAAGGCTGTTTCCTTTCACTTCCTTCTGGATTCCAGGACGCGGTGCGAGAGAAGTCGTACCACGAGTTGCTACTGAAGTCTGGCGGAGTGAAAGTCAACAGGTGTAAGGTGTTCGTGTTTGGGATGGCGGAAACTGGGAAGTCTACGCTGAAGAAAAGCCTTAGAAGGGTGAGAGGGATCCTAAGATCATAACAAGGTCGTTTTAAGATGCAAATTACATAATAAGTATTGGATTTCTCACACAGAGCGATTTCATCAAAGATTGAAAATTCAATAAGTGCTGTCCGACAGGGCCCCGTGACTGCATTTTTCCAAGGACTGAGCAAACCGTCGTCTGAAGAGGAGCCTCACGACCCCACCCCAGGGGTGGATGTTGGGACATTCCATATTCCAGGGGTGGGGGAGGTCAGCCTGTGGGATTTTGCTGGGCAGGCGGAGTACGCGGTGACCCACAGCATGTTCATGGATGCAGAGAACACCGTCTTCATTGTGCTGTACAACATCATGGACGACAGCGGGACCCAAGAGCGACAGGTAGCTGAATTTTCATTTACGTTCAACGTCAAATCCAATATGCTATATGTTACTTTTGCATAGGCCCTTATTTTCTCAACAGATaatttgatttttgtgttttgacatAAGAGACAATACAATCCCATGTTCTACCCCAGGTCCACTGGTGGCTGAGTTTCATCAAGTCCTGCAACCCGAACCGGCAGCCTGACGTCATCTTAGTGGCCAGCCATGCGGACAAAATGTCACGAGACCGAGGTGAATAAGATATGAGTCTGTAAGGGCGTTGGGAATTTTCAACAACAGGTTTTATGCAAAATGGACACTAGCCACATTATGGGGAGAACGTTGCAATATTATTGCAATAGCTGGAATGGAAATAATACAGCTCATGCACAAGAGTAACTGGAACACACTGGTAGCCTCACGTAtgtttcattttgatattgACGTTCAGGACAACGCCAAGCTGCTCACCTTCTTCGGCTGATGACATCAGAGTTCAAAGATCACCTCCGCATTTCAGACGAAGTCTTCCTGATGAACTGTAAGGAGACCCGAACAGCTGACATGGACCGACTCAAGAACCTGCTGGCCACGTTGAAGATGGACATGCTACAGGTAAGTGTGTGGTATAAAGTTGTAGCATATTATATGGGACAATGCATCAGGAAATTTGCAATTACTCACCGCCAATTAACTTCTATATAATTATTTCCTTTTGAAACTGCACAGCACCAGCGCCAAATGCCAAAACTGTGCGCCGAAATCACCAAGCAGCTGCCCAGCTGGTGTAAGAAGAAGTGCAGCCCGAAGTGTCCTGTACTGAGGTGGCCAGGCTACGTGGAAGCAGTCAAAGAGATCGACCCACATGTGGAGGAGGAATTCCTGCTGAAGTCTACAAGATTTCTGGACCATCTGGGAGAAGTAGGatattttccttgtcaaaaGTGTCTAAAGAAGGGGAGGTAGGCTGTTCTAATTGTGAGATGTTCCTGAATGATTAGATCCTAATCCTGAATAAGAAAACCGAAgataaaaactgaaatttttgTGTGCAACGAACAACCTCTAACATGGCATTTCAATTCTATCATTTTATCATGTATCACCAGGTTATTGGATTTTCCCAACATTTCCCCTTATCTAGCAACACCAATGGCATCAATTCCACCCTGtgtctgtattgtattgtgaaaGAGAGATATAATGATTATATATGCCTCATAATTGCAACGTTTGTTCTTCAGACTATCTTCAAATGTCCTAGTTCTTCCGATCCCATCATTGTCCTGAAGCCCAACTGGCTCTGCACAGACGTCATCGGCCCAATGATGGCACCAGTCAACTTCCCCATTCCCCGCCCGGAGAGAACAAGCGAAGACTACGTCACCAGGGCGGAGATCCAGCGCGTCTTCCAAGACGTTGCTGACGTGGATCTCCTCATCACCCTGCTGCAAGAGTTCCAGCTCTGCCACTCCTATGACGGAcagaccttcatcttcccaggGCTGCTGACACAAACCATGCCTCCTGACAAGTGGCAACCAACACCTGAGCCAAAGGTGGTCTACTTTGGGAAGCAAGTCCAGTGTGCCGGCTCAACTGACATGTTCTCCTCCGGGTTCTTCCCCCGAGTGCAGACCCGCCTGATGAGGGAGCTGGAGAATCGCCCGCTGCTGTGGAGAGATGGCGCCAAGTGTGCGGACAGAAATGTGGAAGGTCTGATCAAACTCTCTCCGGACGGCCGTGCAGTCAACATTTGTGTGCGGAGTGCGCAGGGTGACAAGCTGCAGTGTGGCAagatgctgcagcagctggagaaCATCATCGCTGATGTGCTGGATGAGTGCAGCCCAGGAACTGGCACAGTAGAGAAGGTGCTCAGCGCTCGTGCACTGAAGGAACACAGGGAGGAGTTCTGCTCCTATGGCAAGGAGGAGATCAGCAAGGCAGCAGCAGAGGGCGGTACAATCCTCCATCCCACCCTCGGGTTCACGGAACAGGTCAGTGACCTGCTGTGTAGAGAGGATGAGGACCCGTTCATCAGGAACCGCCCAGAGCTGGTCCAGGCCTTGCGGCACGTGGAGCCAATCCTGGACCGTCTCCTGTCCCGCGGCATTCTCAGTGAGGAGGAACGGGACCGGATCAGGGCAAAGGAAACTCCCCAAGACCAGGTAAGGGAACTGTTGGACACTGTGGGAAGGAAGAGCGCACAAGCACGTGACGAGTTCAAGGCTGTGCTGGAGGAGGTGAACCCGCATGCTGCCGGactgatccaagatggcgcctgTGACCTGTTGCATGGAGGGAACGAAGACCCGCTCATCATTAACCGTCCGGAGCTGGTCCGGGACCTGACGTCATCATACGTCATGGAGAGAATCCTGAACCATCTCCTGTCACGTGGTCACCTCAGTGACGAGgagtgtgacgtcatcagggcCAGCAGGACAGCTCATGACAAGGCGAGGGAGCTGCTGGACACCGTGGGGAGGAAGGGCGCGGCTGCACGGCGTGCGCTCAAGGACGTCCTGGGAGAGGTCAGCCCGCACCTGGCCGAAATGGTGGAGTAAGCCGAAATGGTAGAGTAAGCCGAAATGGTGGAGTAAGCCGAAATGGTGGAGTAAGCCGAAATGGTGGAGTAAGCCGAAATGGGGGAGTAAGCCGAAATGGTGGAGTAAGCCGAAATGGGGGAGTATTAACTATAAACTGTACTCGTAGTAGCATTTAGCCGTGTAGATTGGTGACTTCAGGTGTTTGAATAAGATTAAAAAGTAATCATTTTATGCGGATATTGGCTACAACCTAATAATTTTTATTCCTTCATTCTTTACAGTGCATTATTTGGGCAAAAACAATTCAGCATCTGTGACAacagtataatacatgtacaaaacttatATTTTTGATAATCCAAAACAAATTCATCactgaaaattgtaaaatgtagaGGACTGACCGATGTGTTGAATATAAACACTTGTCATGGATTGAACTGTATACACCAGACTTAGAGTGTAAACCAAAGATGTACATATTCtgacaaacaaagaaagaagagaCTACAAATTGCTAACAAACATATCTCACTGCCGCCAACCTAGGGCTTGGGATCGATTGATCAAGTTGCTGGGACTGCAATCgtggctttttaaaaatgtttcagtGATGATTGTCATAATGCTGTTAGAGCAAATCTACAATTCCGTAGTCAAACTCATTAGTTAATGCACTagttattttcatttcttagtGTTCTCAATAAATACAACATGCAATGGAATATATTCTGGTCTCTTGTTGTCCCTTACTACATGAGATTACATAATATATCCACACGTTGACTATAAATGTAGGTGCTGATGCAGTTTTATTTGAGATTTCTCTTAAATACGGTATTTTTATGCCCCTCCCTTCATCTTTCAAGACTATATAGTCTATGATTTCGCAGAGGTGACTGGCGTAGCTCAAAGGTGATCTGCGAGAAATGATTGCTTATTTTTGACGCTTCATTTGTTTAAGCATAGAATAAGCACAGCCACCATATCCAACTTTTTGTTCCTCCCTCATGATATTATCATCATACAAATCATTTACATGCTGGCCAATTCCTACTGTTTTATCAATAGATCATTGGACATGggctcaaccaatcagaggtaaGGACACAGGGGTGATGACGTATTTCAAAATGAGAAGACAGGTTTGCCCAGATTGGCTGTGAGGGCGCGCAGACTGTCCAGCAGGACGATGACCCCGCGAACTTTGCTGGGGGGCAGGATGGACGATACCATGTGGTGCAGCTGGCAGGGGTCCGTGTAGCCCAGCGCCTCCAGCGTACTGCAGGGAAAATGTACGAGTGGTTAGAGAAATATGTCTACTGGTCTATAGTGGT includes:
- the LOC118417369 gene encoding death-associated protein kinase dapk-1-like gives rise to the protein MGRTGTCELLIRHEADVTTRNEYGKTPLDLAENRETRRAMKDAVREKSYHELLLKSGGVKVNRCKVFVFGMAETGKSTLKKSLRRGPVTAFFQGLSKPSSEEEPHDPTPGVDVGTFHIPGVGEVSLWDFAGQAEYAVTHSMFMDAENTVFIVLYNIMDDSGTQERQVHWWLSFIKSCNPNRQPDVILVASHADKMSRDRGE
- the LOC118417310 gene encoding death-associated protein kinase 1-like; translation: MPKLCAEITKQLPSWCKKKCSPKCPVLRWPGYVEAVKEIDPHVEEEFLLKSTRFLDHLGETIFKCPSSSDPIIVLKPNWLCTDVIGPMMAPVNFPIPRPERTSEDYVTRAEIQRVFQDVADVDLLITLLQEFQLCHSYDGQTFIFPGLLTQTMPPDKWQPTPEPKVVYFGKQVQCAGSTDMFSSGFFPRVQTRLMRELENRPLLWRDGAKCADRNVEGLIKLSPDGRAVNICVRSAQGDKLQCGKMLQQLENIIADVLDECSPGTGTVEKVLSARALKEHREEFCSYGKEEISKAAAEGGTILHPTLGFTEQVSDLLCREDEDPFIRNRPELVQALRHVEPILDRLLSRGILSEEERDRIRAKETPQDQVRELLDTVGRKSAQARDEFKAVLEEVNPHAAGLIQDGACDLLHGGNEDPLIINRPELVRDLTSSYVMERILNHLLSRGHLSDEECDVIRASRTAHDKARELLDTVGRKGAAARRALKDVLGEVSPHLAEMVE
- the LOC118417368 gene encoding GA-binding protein subunit beta-2-like, with translation MSPPAGSEEMDLDKFYWAVEKGDVQIVRRGLEAGVDVNVKRDWRHWNDSTPLHVASKYGQTEVAELLIEHKAEVDARAELLQSTPLHWAALMGRTGTCELLIRHGADVMARNKLSVLNPPLLTLTFPPVQIQNTPLHRAALEGHTGTCELLIRHGADVMARAKLYELKVRRHNNGSQC